From the genome of Gracilinanus agilis isolate LMUSP501 chromosome 2, AgileGrace, whole genome shotgun sequence, one region includes:
- the CTSA gene encoding lysosomal protective protein isoform X3 encodes MGRAALLLLLLPPLFGLPPAQAAPENDEILCLPGLVKQPAFRQYSGYLNVAGGKHLHYWFVESQKDPQSSPVVLWLNGGPGCSSLDGLLTEHGPFLIQPDGNTLEYNPYSWNLNASVLYLESPAGVGFSYSDDKNYVTNDTEVAQNNYEALQEFFRLFPEFSSNQLFLTGESYAGIYIPTLAMLVMQDPSMNLQGLAVGNGLSCYEQNDNSLVYFAYYHGLLGYRLWSALQSHCCAQGRCNFHDNQDPNCTMNLLEVSRIVSNSGLNIYNLYAPCAGGVPGHARYEKDTLVIQDMGNLFTRLPIKRMLQQQTLMRTGERVRLDPPCTNTTAPSTYLNNPYVRKALHIPEQVPRWDMCNFVVNSNYMRLYQTMNDQYLKLLSAQKYRILVYNGDVDMACNFMGDEWFVDSLNQKVEVQRRPWLVSDGSGEQIAGFVKEFDNISFLTIKGAGHMVPTDKPQAALTMFTRFLTKEPY; translated from the exons ATGGGCCGGGCCgcgctcctgctgctgctgctgccgcctcTGTTCGGACTTCCCCCAGCTCAGGCAGCTCCCGAAAATGACGAGATCCTCTGCCTTCCGGGGCTGGTGAAGCAGCCAGCCTTTCGCCAATACTCCGGCTACTTGAACGTCGCAGGCGGCAAGCACTTGCATTACTG GTTTGTGGAATCCCAAAAAGACCCTCAAAGTAGCCCTGTGGTTCTGTGGCTCAATGGGGGCCCAGGATGCAGCTCCTTAGATGGACTCCTCACTGAGCATGGCCCCTTTTTG ATCCAACCGGATGGAAATACCTTGGAATACAACCCTTATTCCTGGAATTTG AATGCCAGTGTGCTCTACCTAGAGTCTCCTGCCGGTGTGGGCTTCTCCTATTCTGATGATAAGAACTATGTGACCAATGACACTGAG GTTGCCCAAAACAACTATGAAGCACTCCAAGAATTCTTTCGTCTCTTCCCTGAGTTCAGTAGCAATCAGCTGTTCCTTACGGGGGAGAGTTATGCTGGCATCTACATCCCTACACTGGCTATGTTGGTCATGCAGGATCCTAGCATGAATCTGCAG GGCCTGGCTGTGGGCAACGGACTCTCTTGCTATGAACAGAATGATAATTCTCTGGTCTACTTTGCCTATTACCATGGGCTGCTGGGCTACAG GCTATGGTCTGCTCTTCAGTCTCACTGCTGTGCTCAGGGGAGGTGCAATTTCCATGATAACCAAGACCCCAACTGTACCATGAAT CTGTTGGAGGTGTCTCGTATCGTAAGCAACTCAGGGCTCAACATCTACAACCTCTATGCTCCCTGTGCTGGTGGGGTTCCTGGACATGCCAG ATATGAGAAGGATACACTGGTAATACAAGATATGGGGAATCTCTTCACCCGACTGCCAATCAAACGGATGTTACAACAG CAGACACTAATGAGAACTGGAGAAAGGGTACGATTGGACCCACCCTGTACCAACACCACGGCACCTTCCACCTATCTAAACAACCCCTATGTACGGAAAGCCCTACACATACCTGAACAGGTTCCACGCTGGGACATGTGCAA CTTCGTGGTGAACAGTAACTATATGCGCCTCTATCAGACCATGAATGATCAATACCTCAAACTTCTTAGTGCTCAG AAGTACCGAATCCTGGTCTACAATGGAGATGTGGACATGGCTTGTAACTTCATGGGAGATGAGTGGTTTGTGGATTCCTTGAACCAGAAG GTGGAGGTACAGCGACGACCGTGGCTTGTGTCCGATGGTAGTGGGGAGCAAATAGCTGGCTTTGTGAAGGAGTTCGACAACATATCCTTCCTCACTATAAAG GGAGCTGGCCACATGGTGCCCACGGACAAGCCCCAGGCAGCTTTGACCATGTTCACAAGATTCTTGACGAAGGAGCCCTACTAA
- the CTSA gene encoding lysosomal protective protein isoform X4, whose amino-acid sequence MGRAALLLLLLPPLFGLPPAQAAPENDEILCLPGLVKQPAFRQYSGYLNVAGGKHLHYWFVESQKDPQSSPVVLWLNGGPGCSSLDGLLTEHGPFLIQPDGNTLEYNPYSWNLNASVLYLESPAGVGFSYSDDKNYVTNDTEVAQNNYEALQEFFRLFPEFSSNQLFLTGESYAGIYIPTLAMLVMQDPSMNLQGLAVGNGLSCYEQNDNSLVYFAYYHGLLGYRLWSALQSHCCAQGRCNFHDNQDPNCTMNLLEVSRIVSNSGLNIYNLYAPCAGGVPGHARYEKDTLVIQDMGNLFTRLPIKRMLQQTLMRTGERVRLDPPCTNTTAPSTYLNNPYVRKALHIPEQVPRWDMCNFVVNSNYMRLYQTMNDQYLKLLSAQKYRILVYNGDVDMACNFMGDEWFVDSLNQKVEVQRRPWLVSDGSGEQIAGFVKEFDNISFLTIKGAGHMVPTDKPQAALTMFTRFLTKEPY is encoded by the exons ATGGGCCGGGCCgcgctcctgctgctgctgctgccgcctcTGTTCGGACTTCCCCCAGCTCAGGCAGCTCCCGAAAATGACGAGATCCTCTGCCTTCCGGGGCTGGTGAAGCAGCCAGCCTTTCGCCAATACTCCGGCTACTTGAACGTCGCAGGCGGCAAGCACTTGCATTACTG GTTTGTGGAATCCCAAAAAGACCCTCAAAGTAGCCCTGTGGTTCTGTGGCTCAATGGGGGCCCAGGATGCAGCTCCTTAGATGGACTCCTCACTGAGCATGGCCCCTTTTTG ATCCAACCGGATGGAAATACCTTGGAATACAACCCTTATTCCTGGAATTTG AATGCCAGTGTGCTCTACCTAGAGTCTCCTGCCGGTGTGGGCTTCTCCTATTCTGATGATAAGAACTATGTGACCAATGACACTGAG GTTGCCCAAAACAACTATGAAGCACTCCAAGAATTCTTTCGTCTCTTCCCTGAGTTCAGTAGCAATCAGCTGTTCCTTACGGGGGAGAGTTATGCTGGCATCTACATCCCTACACTGGCTATGTTGGTCATGCAGGATCCTAGCATGAATCTGCAG GGCCTGGCTGTGGGCAACGGACTCTCTTGCTATGAACAGAATGATAATTCTCTGGTCTACTTTGCCTATTACCATGGGCTGCTGGGCTACAG GCTATGGTCTGCTCTTCAGTCTCACTGCTGTGCTCAGGGGAGGTGCAATTTCCATGATAACCAAGACCCCAACTGTACCATGAAT CTGTTGGAGGTGTCTCGTATCGTAAGCAACTCAGGGCTCAACATCTACAACCTCTATGCTCCCTGTGCTGGTGGGGTTCCTGGACATGCCAG ATATGAGAAGGATACACTGGTAATACAAGATATGGGGAATCTCTTCACCCGACTGCCAATCAAACGGATGTTACAACAG ACACTAATGAGAACTGGAGAAAGGGTACGATTGGACCCACCCTGTACCAACACCACGGCACCTTCCACCTATCTAAACAACCCCTATGTACGGAAAGCCCTACACATACCTGAACAGGTTCCACGCTGGGACATGTGCAA CTTCGTGGTGAACAGTAACTATATGCGCCTCTATCAGACCATGAATGATCAATACCTCAAACTTCTTAGTGCTCAG AAGTACCGAATCCTGGTCTACAATGGAGATGTGGACATGGCTTGTAACTTCATGGGAGATGAGTGGTTTGTGGATTCCTTGAACCAGAAG GTGGAGGTACAGCGACGACCGTGGCTTGTGTCCGATGGTAGTGGGGAGCAAATAGCTGGCTTTGTGAAGGAGTTCGACAACATATCCTTCCTCACTATAAAG GGAGCTGGCCACATGGTGCCCACGGACAAGCCCCAGGCAGCTTTGACCATGTTCACAAGATTCTTGACGAAGGAGCCCTACTAA
- the CTSA gene encoding lysosomal protective protein isoform X2, with protein MGRAALLLLLLPPLFGLPPAQAAPENDEILCLPGLVKQPAFRQYSGYLNVAGGKHLHYWFVESQKDPQSSPVVLWLNGGPGCSSLDGLLTEHGPFLIQPDGNTLEYNPYSWNLNASVLYLESPAGVGFSYSDDKNYVTNDTEVAQNNYEALQEFFRLFPEFSSNQLFLTGESYAGIYIPTLAMLVMQDPSMNLQGLAVGNGLSCYEQNDNSLVYFAYYHGLLGYRLWSALQSHCCAQGRCNFHDNQDPNCTMNLLEVSRIVSNSGLNIYNLYAPCAGGVPGHARYEKDTLVIQDMGNLFTRLPIKRMLQQTLMRTGERVRLDPPCTNTTAPSTYLNNPYVRKALHIPEQVPRWDMCNFVVNSNYMRLYQTMNDQYLKLLSAQKYRILVYNGDVDMACNFMGDEWFVDSLNQKQVEVQRRPWLVSDGSGEQIAGFVKEFDNISFLTIKGAGHMVPTDKPQAALTMFTRFLTKEPY; from the exons ATGGGCCGGGCCgcgctcctgctgctgctgctgccgcctcTGTTCGGACTTCCCCCAGCTCAGGCAGCTCCCGAAAATGACGAGATCCTCTGCCTTCCGGGGCTGGTGAAGCAGCCAGCCTTTCGCCAATACTCCGGCTACTTGAACGTCGCAGGCGGCAAGCACTTGCATTACTG GTTTGTGGAATCCCAAAAAGACCCTCAAAGTAGCCCTGTGGTTCTGTGGCTCAATGGGGGCCCAGGATGCAGCTCCTTAGATGGACTCCTCACTGAGCATGGCCCCTTTTTG ATCCAACCGGATGGAAATACCTTGGAATACAACCCTTATTCCTGGAATTTG AATGCCAGTGTGCTCTACCTAGAGTCTCCTGCCGGTGTGGGCTTCTCCTATTCTGATGATAAGAACTATGTGACCAATGACACTGAG GTTGCCCAAAACAACTATGAAGCACTCCAAGAATTCTTTCGTCTCTTCCCTGAGTTCAGTAGCAATCAGCTGTTCCTTACGGGGGAGAGTTATGCTGGCATCTACATCCCTACACTGGCTATGTTGGTCATGCAGGATCCTAGCATGAATCTGCAG GGCCTGGCTGTGGGCAACGGACTCTCTTGCTATGAACAGAATGATAATTCTCTGGTCTACTTTGCCTATTACCATGGGCTGCTGGGCTACAG GCTATGGTCTGCTCTTCAGTCTCACTGCTGTGCTCAGGGGAGGTGCAATTTCCATGATAACCAAGACCCCAACTGTACCATGAAT CTGTTGGAGGTGTCTCGTATCGTAAGCAACTCAGGGCTCAACATCTACAACCTCTATGCTCCCTGTGCTGGTGGGGTTCCTGGACATGCCAG ATATGAGAAGGATACACTGGTAATACAAGATATGGGGAATCTCTTCACCCGACTGCCAATCAAACGGATGTTACAACAG ACACTAATGAGAACTGGAGAAAGGGTACGATTGGACCCACCCTGTACCAACACCACGGCACCTTCCACCTATCTAAACAACCCCTATGTACGGAAAGCCCTACACATACCTGAACAGGTTCCACGCTGGGACATGTGCAA CTTCGTGGTGAACAGTAACTATATGCGCCTCTATCAGACCATGAATGATCAATACCTCAAACTTCTTAGTGCTCAG AAGTACCGAATCCTGGTCTACAATGGAGATGTGGACATGGCTTGTAACTTCATGGGAGATGAGTGGTTTGTGGATTCCTTGAACCAGAAG CAGGTGGAGGTACAGCGACGACCGTGGCTTGTGTCCGATGGTAGTGGGGAGCAAATAGCTGGCTTTGTGAAGGAGTTCGACAACATATCCTTCCTCACTATAAAG GGAGCTGGCCACATGGTGCCCACGGACAAGCCCCAGGCAGCTTTGACCATGTTCACAAGATTCTTGACGAAGGAGCCCTACTAA
- the CTSA gene encoding lysosomal protective protein isoform X1, which produces MGRAALLLLLLPPLFGLPPAQAAPENDEILCLPGLVKQPAFRQYSGYLNVAGGKHLHYWFVESQKDPQSSPVVLWLNGGPGCSSLDGLLTEHGPFLIQPDGNTLEYNPYSWNLNASVLYLESPAGVGFSYSDDKNYVTNDTEVAQNNYEALQEFFRLFPEFSSNQLFLTGESYAGIYIPTLAMLVMQDPSMNLQGLAVGNGLSCYEQNDNSLVYFAYYHGLLGYRLWSALQSHCCAQGRCNFHDNQDPNCTMNLLEVSRIVSNSGLNIYNLYAPCAGGVPGHARYEKDTLVIQDMGNLFTRLPIKRMLQQQTLMRTGERVRLDPPCTNTTAPSTYLNNPYVRKALHIPEQVPRWDMCNFVVNSNYMRLYQTMNDQYLKLLSAQKYRILVYNGDVDMACNFMGDEWFVDSLNQKQVEVQRRPWLVSDGSGEQIAGFVKEFDNISFLTIKGAGHMVPTDKPQAALTMFTRFLTKEPY; this is translated from the exons ATGGGCCGGGCCgcgctcctgctgctgctgctgccgcctcTGTTCGGACTTCCCCCAGCTCAGGCAGCTCCCGAAAATGACGAGATCCTCTGCCTTCCGGGGCTGGTGAAGCAGCCAGCCTTTCGCCAATACTCCGGCTACTTGAACGTCGCAGGCGGCAAGCACTTGCATTACTG GTTTGTGGAATCCCAAAAAGACCCTCAAAGTAGCCCTGTGGTTCTGTGGCTCAATGGGGGCCCAGGATGCAGCTCCTTAGATGGACTCCTCACTGAGCATGGCCCCTTTTTG ATCCAACCGGATGGAAATACCTTGGAATACAACCCTTATTCCTGGAATTTG AATGCCAGTGTGCTCTACCTAGAGTCTCCTGCCGGTGTGGGCTTCTCCTATTCTGATGATAAGAACTATGTGACCAATGACACTGAG GTTGCCCAAAACAACTATGAAGCACTCCAAGAATTCTTTCGTCTCTTCCCTGAGTTCAGTAGCAATCAGCTGTTCCTTACGGGGGAGAGTTATGCTGGCATCTACATCCCTACACTGGCTATGTTGGTCATGCAGGATCCTAGCATGAATCTGCAG GGCCTGGCTGTGGGCAACGGACTCTCTTGCTATGAACAGAATGATAATTCTCTGGTCTACTTTGCCTATTACCATGGGCTGCTGGGCTACAG GCTATGGTCTGCTCTTCAGTCTCACTGCTGTGCTCAGGGGAGGTGCAATTTCCATGATAACCAAGACCCCAACTGTACCATGAAT CTGTTGGAGGTGTCTCGTATCGTAAGCAACTCAGGGCTCAACATCTACAACCTCTATGCTCCCTGTGCTGGTGGGGTTCCTGGACATGCCAG ATATGAGAAGGATACACTGGTAATACAAGATATGGGGAATCTCTTCACCCGACTGCCAATCAAACGGATGTTACAACAG CAGACACTAATGAGAACTGGAGAAAGGGTACGATTGGACCCACCCTGTACCAACACCACGGCACCTTCCACCTATCTAAACAACCCCTATGTACGGAAAGCCCTACACATACCTGAACAGGTTCCACGCTGGGACATGTGCAA CTTCGTGGTGAACAGTAACTATATGCGCCTCTATCAGACCATGAATGATCAATACCTCAAACTTCTTAGTGCTCAG AAGTACCGAATCCTGGTCTACAATGGAGATGTGGACATGGCTTGTAACTTCATGGGAGATGAGTGGTTTGTGGATTCCTTGAACCAGAAG CAGGTGGAGGTACAGCGACGACCGTGGCTTGTGTCCGATGGTAGTGGGGAGCAAATAGCTGGCTTTGTGAAGGAGTTCGACAACATATCCTTCCTCACTATAAAG GGAGCTGGCCACATGGTGCCCACGGACAAGCCCCAGGCAGCTTTGACCATGTTCACAAGATTCTTGACGAAGGAGCCCTACTAA